From the Budorcas taxicolor isolate Tak-1 chromosome 6, Takin1.1, whole genome shotgun sequence genome, the window aaatggcaatctgctccagtattgttgcctggagaatttccatggacagaggagcatggtaggctatagttcagggggtcgcaaagagttagacacatctgagcaactaagcttgcGCTCACCTATACTTTATATTGCCCATGCTTGAGCTACCAGAAATGCTGGGAAAGTTAGTAAATGGGAATTAAGCTCTTCATCAAAGGAAAGAGATCATATCCTGGACATATATAGAAATTTCTATTGGACTTTTCTGACACTGAGTTACTTTACTGAAGACACTTACCaagtaaatggagaaggcaatggcaacccattccagtactcttgcctggagaatcccagggacaggggagcctggtgggctgccatctatggggtcgcacagagtcggacatgattgaaccgacttagcagcagcagcagctgccaagTAAATGTTGATGTAAGCTAAACAGAGTTTGCCAGAGACAATGTGGCCATCAGAATAGACACATTGCTGGGAATCTAAAGaaatattggaaaagactctgatgtacCCAGGTAGCAGGATCAAGGGTTCAAGGTAATTCACTAGATAGCAAGGAATAGAGGAGCCTCACTAATATTCGGTATATATACAGAGGGAAGCCATGGGTTTCATGAACAAGATGGAATCTGTCAGGTGCAAGCAGAAGGtgactctttttttaatataaatttattttaattggaggttaattactttacaatattgtattggttttgccatacatcaacatgaatccgccacaggtatacatgtgttccccatcctgaactcgcctccctcctccaggacatGGTAACTCTCTTCTAAGTGGGTTTGTTTCCCTTTGACTTTTGTGTGAATCTCAAGATTTCATGGTTTTCCCACTAACTCTCAAGTAATAAAATATCTAATCCAAACTAATACCAAATCTTCACACTCTTATCCAACATGAAATGTTCTTATTTACTCAGCTTAAACCTGCCTTGGATCTAGAATCCTGCAGTGACCGAGGATCATGGAGGATTTCTCCCCAGTTTCTTCAGTCTACCTCCTTCCCCTCAATGGCTACTAATGTAGGCTCACCAGTATTGGAATAcgagaaaatggagaaataatagTCATAAAACACTGCCTCAGTTAGTAGTGttaactgctcagtcatgtctgactctttgcaaccccgtggactgtagcccaccaggctcctctgtccatgggattctccaggcaagaatattggaatgggttgccatgcccttctccaggggaatcttcccaacccagcgattgaaacCGAGTCTTCCACATTGGAGGGCTCTGAATTATTAATCTCATGGTACTGCCCTCTGGGTGTAATGGGATCTtaaatcccatttgtttcttATAAAGCATCTTGCTGTGGGTCCCTTAGGGATAACTATCTTCAGTGACAGTGTGAGACTAGGTGTATCTGATTCTTTTAATGCTTTCTGGACACTTGAGTGGTTGCTTCATTCCTTGGAGAAAAAAGCCTCATCGGGCAAGGTTCTAGTCAAGACAGCTTGCAGCTGGTTTGCTTTTATGGGCTCTGCATATAACTCACTTCCCTGTTGTCCAAGGTGATGCAGCTGGTTTATGAGCCACGGTCTCACATATTTAGACTTTTCTAGGTCTGAAGCAGATACCAGACCCTATATATGACAAGCTGCAGGTATTCATTTTAGGTCAGTTTCCTTAAAGCAAAGCTTCAGATGGAGATATGAGAACATTTAATGTTTGAAGCAGTCTttcagaagaaagggagggagagaagcaggATAGTATAAGAAAAGACATggctttaggggcttccctggtggcccactggttaagaatctgcttgccaatgcagaggacacaggttcagtgcctgcttggggaagatcccacatgctgcagggcaactaaacctgtacACCAAAACTACAGAGCCTGCacactagagcccatgcttctcaACAAGAGACgtcatggcaatgagaagcccgtgcttggcaattagagagtagcccccactctctgcaactagagaaagccgtcacgtagcaacaaagacccagcacagccaaaaataaaataaataaatctttagaaGAAATTATGGTTTCAGCTGATCCCATGAGGGTCTCTGGAGAAAGAACAGAATTGTCCCAATGTAAAGCAGGAGTGCACACATTTTGTACCATTGGTTGCAAGCAGTTTCAGCCAGGGCTGAGCCTATGAGGCCAGTTAAGAGGCTCTGGGCAAGATGCTCATGCATCCACTACACCTGCTAAGCCTTTACTAAGCTTCTCTCTCTAGACGTGCAGTGTTGAGGAGGTAcactcttctctctccccacGTGGAAAGGCTGGGAATActgccgggagccaccacgggagatcccacccatgacaaggtcatgtggaagagaactgttaagcaaggcttcagaactcaggGGGCTgcctaggctttctcgagcatctaccccaaaaccataatctgtctgttttactatttcatgactttcaccaactcctctgacattaacagggggctatccctgaccacctttctctggagaaaatcaacttagggctatagctaataagtctcctggacatgagaggaatatttcaaatcaaaccccctctgttagcattctagcttgcttggcaggtctATCTAGACTCTTGCAGCTaagcatatgattatttacagcctcccaactgtgagaggcatggaaagcctaaaacatagagcctttcaaagagttaagttattagagtagtgctggtataggatttcattattgggccaatgcttgttgctaagttcccatatctcttatccactgtgcacctgcgaatgcattagttaacatagtgagaATGTTAGataaacaagtgtagccttgaatttaaccacattagatctttgagctaattgtttctttcttgtaactcactgcacctttatTCTGTGAGAAATGCAACTCTGTTTAGCATCTTCTGAGGCtaacatagattagaaatataaagaaaagacactttgagggaaaataagttttctggttgagcagtctttatcaaaagagggtcataaaatgttcacaggcctccaaagccagaagatactgtacacaacatcatttgtgggaaaggtatgcagaaaaatcctggttttgataagggcaaaactgctggaatgtttgggctgactctgtatgaccttgcatctttcatttccctctatgtataaaaaagtatataagtaccttttaaaaataaagctattggggCCTCACTCGAAGCAGCTTGGTCACCAcgtgtctttttttctctctcttactttctttttcaggttgaccccctggagcatagaggctccctgcattcacttatctgcccgggtttctaagacctgaacgggaataagttctgtgtcttcactcccttgggagaccgggagggcacctgtggcctccgtgaacagggcaaacttcttgtcttggagttttattggttctctgtgtaaaccaaggaatatcagcctctttctctcctctattttcttatcttcaacattctatccttatctctctctaaatcaatcgccGATGCCATTTCTCCTTCaggtttccctggatcctgcaggggctggaccccagcagaatACAACGCATACGTCTCtccaaaattcttatttttatcttcttgaatGTTCTAATAAATCTCTAGTTTTCTGTTGGCTTAGCCTTGAGGTGGTTGATGAATCAATACTGATAGAACTCATCTCACACCGTCCTAGCTTGGCCTACTTTGCTATTTAAGTAACTTGTCATGAAATCTGGAATAATTGGAACCTATTTTATTGTTCTTGGCTTTGGctgaaattctaaaagaaatagataaactTACATTTATCCTTCTCTTAACAATCCAACTTCTCAGAAACAAGGAATGGGAAAATCTGTTACTCTTGGCATCAAAGGGAGGCTTAGAGATTGTCTATCGCCCAAGAAATTCTGGACATTTCCAGTAGACTTTCTTTGTTACATAAACCAGATAGCATTTTTgatatctgcatttttaaaatatttctggaattATGTGAAGCAGTTAATCTTGGTTGGAAATAGCTCAAATTATTCTGTAACAATtaagaattttcttttgaaagactTATCATTCCTTTGAACTTTCTGTGGCAACTGAGTCCCATTGTGGTCTCAATGGGACCAAAATATTATGATTCCCAGCACAGGAGCAGGCATAATTATCACTTAATAACAATAAACACTACAGAATTTCTCCTTCTCCTACCCCTGTCTTCCGAACCATCCAAATATAAAAATCttgcttaaatttttctttacagcTGTTGATCAGGGATGACAAAAGATGCTTTTGCACAATGCCGCACAGTAACCCTCAGGACTCTATGGGCGAGTGTTAGCAATAAAATGGACTGAGTAATAACTCTGACCATAGCGTGTGCAAAAGAGAGGAGCAATGGCTTTTCTGTAGAAAGTCATTTGAGgcaatttccattttaaaggcAGTTATTAAAGAATAATTTGCTGATGCATATTTAATAGCATtaatctgttttacttttttagttCTTTGGCAGTCAATAAGTAATGCATTACAGAGCATTCCCAGTTTGTGAAAAATGTATATTGGTTTTTGATGAAAATATTACAGGCAGAAATAATGCCTTAAAACTAAAATCATTCATAACCAAATACCCAGATATCTCTAGAAAAGAGTGCAATTTGTTGAGCACGTGCATAAGCAAAAACGAACTTGCAATTAGAAGATGGATAATTTCTGGAGATCTAGTGAACAGCATAATGATTATAATACtacattataaaatttaaagttgctaagagactagattTTAAATGCTCttacaacaacaaagaaataataatatgtgACATGATAGAGGTGTTAGAGTTACAGTGATAATCATAACATACAAGCATATTAAATCAATACCTTACAGGAAcacaattttatgtgtcaattatatatgaattaaaaaagaattattgcCAAAATCTGGGATTttcatatgcatacatattattACATTATTAGTAAAAATTGGATTTtcctaaaatcattaacttttaTAGCTCCATTATagatttttatcaatttttaaatgaataagtgaataaataatctGTAATCAAAATCTCTGTGTAATTGCACAACAATAAATTTTAGTTATGAGAAAAATTGATATAAAGGGCTTTCTAATTAAAAACTAGCTACAAGAAAATGTTTTCCTCAAGTTTCTTTCCACTCTATAAGACAAGCAAGATTCATTTAGACAACTGctcttttctttcagaatatacaaaaaaaatctatagaagCTAGATATTggcaattaaatattatttaataaaggaCAACTCTGGAGGAAAAACAGAGAGGGCAACAGAAAAAGATTTTGTGAGGAACTTAAAGTAAAGCTACATATTGTCTTCTAGTTAGTAGTAATAATATAAGCATCATTCCTCTTTTATGGTTAAGAATTGTTAACAGGAGCATTGAGGAATATAGGAACTAAGGAGGGTTTCTAAGTAAAATTTCATTACAATAAGTGAATTATTTCCCACAAGTTTAAAACTACCTTTGCCAAAATTTACACTTAATTTCTAAACTCTTTATAGAGTCTGGGAGGGACACCGAGTATATGCTTAACATCTTTGAATTAGCATTAAGACTGAACCTCAGAACTGATATAACAAAGAGTGctgtggtgatggaagtaaaaatTTAGATATCCTTGTAATCTTTCTAACTTTCATTGGCTCTTCAGTAGACAAGATAAAATCCAGCATTTTTCAGTGTCAGACCTCAGTTAACAGGCCCAGCAAGAGACAAGGAGTGATAAGGgagcaatttaaaatatttgtgtcaACAATTTGTATTTATGTTTTCTAAAGGAGAAAGATGCCCGGCTGGTAAAAATGATTAACAATTCCTAACATACTTCAAGTCTGCAAGGGATTATGAGGGCCTATGCATGGGTACAGCAAGGTGGAAGAGAGCAATACATCAACAGATGACAAATAAGAATTGCCAGAATTCTCTTAATCAGGAACTCACCGCCTAACACCTATAGCAAAAAGGACATTTTCCCTAGCAGTTTACACCCAACATGTCTGAAATATAATCTATTTTTTCCATCAGTAATACTCTTGAATTCCCTGCCTATTCAAGAGTATGTCCACCTACTCAGTCACTAGGATCAGTCACTTGTCACCATTATTTATTATTCTAACTCCCTTAACTCCACTGTTACTCAGCCACACTACCTTGTCATTTAACTGACTGCCATTTCTTGAAACAAGGCCCatctttccattcttctttttttgtttgtttgttttttacatgaacagaagtttttatttttatatcataaacCAATTCTAATCTTTTCCATTGACCAAATCTGAAAAAAACTTACATTTTAGCTGTATTACGTTTACAAAAACATTCTTCCACATTACATTAGCACATTCCTCATGCTTTTATTCCAGTGTTCAgaaatttaatgaataaaatcatGTTACTGTGTCACTTTTAATTACCTTCTTCAAATACGTATAGTCTAAAgtctaaattaaaaaacattgatCTGCAGTAATCTCCAAAGGCTCTGCCAAATTATTCTAAGGTTAGTATAAGCTGATATTTTCCATCATACAAAGATCATGGTAGGCAAGCATGTTCACCCTTTTCTACTGAGCCAAGCTGGGCGAAGTTCCTCCTTAAAATTCTTCTTCTGCCTGTTTGCTGCGGGAACGCTTGAGCTGCTGGAGCCGCTCAATGGTTTCAGAGATCGTAAGCTCTCCGTGCACCTTATTGTCTCTGGTACGGATATTGACAGTGCCGctggttttctctttttcaccaACAACTAGGATGAAGTTATATTGTGCTAACTGTGCATTCCTGATCTTCTTGTTTAATGTACAGCCTGGATCCAGATCAATGTCCACCATGAATTTAGCATCATGGAATTGTTGCTGTACCTTTTGGGCATATTCATCACATGTTGGTCCCACTGGAACTACCATTACTTGACGAGGGGACAGCCAGAAGGGCCATTTTCCCCCATAGTTTTCAGTGAGGATAGCAATCATTCTTTCCACTGACCCCAAGATGGCTCTATGGATAATGACTGGCTTTTtcttatcatcaccatcatgGCTTACAAAAGTAAGATTAAATCTAATGGGCAACTGAAAATCCAACTGTATTGTTGCACACTGGTGGTACTGCCCAATAGCATCTTTAATCTGGATGTCAATCTTTGGACCATAGAAAGCTCCATCTCCAGGATTTAATTCCCACTTTTCACCAAACTCATTCAGACTGTTTTCAAGTTGTTTCTCAGCTTGATCCCATACTTCAACATCTCCAAGGAATTTTTCTGGGCGAGTAGACAggttcagtttaaaagaaaatccaaatatgCTATATACTGTATGCAGAAAATCCAAACAACCTTTTATTTCATCCTCAATCTGCTCGATGGCACAGAATATATGAGCATCATCTTGCTGGAACCTTCGGACCCGAGTGAGTCCTGTGAGTGCTCCTGACAGCTCATTCCTATGAAGCACCCCAAAATCAGCAACTCTCAGAGGCAACTCTCGCCAGGATCTTGGCCGATGATCAAACATGAGGCAGTGTCCCGGGCAGTTCATGGGTTTCAGAGCAAACAGCTCCTTTTCCACTTCAAAGGAGAACATGTTCTCGCTGTAGTGCTGCCAGTGGCCCGAGGTCACCCAGAGCCGGCTATTATAGATGTTCGGGGTGACCACCTCCTGGAACCCTCGTTTCCTGTATTCACTCCTGATGAATTCAATAAGTGTGTTATAAATGTAGGCTCCCTtgggcaggaagaagcaactCCCAGGGCTGAGTTCATGGAAGAAGTAGAGTTCTTGGTCCCTTCCAATTTTCCTATGATCTCAGTTTTTAGCCTCCTCTTGGAACTTCTCCCATTCTTTCAGCATCTTAGGATCTGGAAACGAAATGCCATAAATTCTCTGTAGAGTCTCCATATCCGACTTGCCTTCCCAGTAGGTGGAggaatttttgtgtattttcaaaGTCTTGATTTTGCCAGTGTGTCTGACATGAGGACCCCGGCAGAGATCTATCAAGGGGCCACACCTATAGACTGTGGTAGTTGGAGTATTCACTTTTTCATTCAAAATCCTGCATTTGAACTTGTTGTACTTAAACATTTCCAGTAAAGTTTCCTTCTTAACTTCTAATCTTTCAAAAGCTTGCTTTTCTTTAATGATTTTCTTACATAAAgtctccaaagaagagaaatcATTGCTGGACACACCTCCTTCTTCAAGGTACATGTCATAATAGAATCCATTTTCTATTGGTGGTCCATAACACAAACATCCACCATAGACTCTTTCCATGGCTTCACCCATTATGTGAGCACTTGAGTGCCAATACACTGCTTGAGCTTCCTCATCCTCAAACTTGAGCAGCTCCAAGGTGCAATCTTCCTCCAGAGGACGGTCTAGGTCCCAGACGGCTTTATTCACCTTAGCAATGACAGTGTTGTCGGCCAGGCCTTGACTAATTCCACAAGCAATTTGATATGGTGTAGTTTTCCAGGATTCTGCGTCTACCTGTTTACCATCAGGCAGGGTGACTTTAATGGGCTTActatctttttctgccttttctgccAGAATGGAATCATGTTCTGCTTTTAGTTTATTGTACAGCTCAAGACGTGTGTTAATATATTCGGGCCAAGGATTCAACTCTGCTCGACCTCCATCCCCCGATCcttctttattcttcttcttgcttccttccttttgtttctcttcaccAGCACCTACCGGATTCTCCTCATCTCTCATTTTCGCTGAAGGGCTACTGGCCTGCTCCTCGGACATCCGCAAACCACCAAGAAAAAACTAAATCCCAGATTGACAGCCAGGAGGAAAGGACAGCCGTCCCCAAGCAGAAGTGGTCAGTGGCGCCTGGGAGCACTGCCCTTTCCATTCTTCTTGCTGCTATTTTGTTTAGACCATTATCACAAGAGACGTAATAGATGAAGCATGTGGTTTTGAGACAAGTTTCCTAACCTTGCTGAACACTGTTTCCTTCATATTTTGCCTGTGAAAAGTACATAAGATAACACATAACAGATACTCAATATTCCACTATTCTCCCTCAAATGACTCTCTAATCTTGacaataaatacatatatcaCAGTTTGGCCCACAAAGACACTTATTATCCTCAATTTCATAACTTTCAGTTTAAAAACTTGTTTTTGTTAACACAggccaatttattttttttctagaagcaATTGTGTATTTACTCATTTACTCACTTCAACACGAGTGAAACTCAAACATGTTTACCTGAatgaggatgaggatgagatggctgaatggcatcactgactcaatggacatgagtttcagcaaactccagcacacagtgcaggacagggaagcctggtgtactgcagtccatggggttgctcagagttggacacaattgagtgactggaCAAAAACAATGTAATTACTTAAAAATTTCTATCTGTTCCTAAATTTTGCTAAGTTACAAATACCTTCAAGATTCTTTCCCTTGACACCACACACCCCCTCAGTATTTGTATACTTAATCATAACCCTGAGTTCATAGAATTATATATTCAATTATTCATCTCAGAGGTCTTCTCTTAGGAGTTTTCAAGCCTGCCCAATGTAACAGACACAAGAATAAAAATGATGTGACTTGAATGGATGCATTTGAATGAATGTAGATATTCTGTGTATGACACTAAAACTTGGGGGATAAAATTGAAAGTCATGgcattaaaagagaagaaagcatgAGGGGGAAACAGATGGTTATATTGATGACATGAAAAGACAGAATTTTGGTTTATAAACCAAGATATATTATAGTAAAATGATGGACAGACTCTTGGCAAGAATCAAAGAGGTCTTCTGGAGAATTGGAAGTACTGTTTGATATATACTCTTAAAAAGAAGTTCAAGCTAAAatttaaaggaaacagaaaaactgaCTCAGGGAAATTCAGGGGAAACTAAGACTAATTCCATTGTTGTAAAGACTATAAAATAATTgcctggagaaaataatagctaatgtGGCTATGGATTCAGAAATAAGTATAAAAGGTTGTGTATGCTTGAAATTAATTCCTGGTATTGACTTTGGACATTCTAGTCATTCATTAAATTAGACTAGACCTAGATAGTTCTATTACAGCTAAATGAGAGTATTAGAATAGCAGATGCTctgtaaacataattttatagATGTAAGAGAATATAGATTTGTAGCAATAAAAAGCAAGATGTTGTGctcatcctaaaaaaaaaaaaaaaaaaaaaacactacagcTGAGAAGCAGAGATGGACAAAAAGAGCAGACATGTTGTGCCTACTGAAGAAGTTGGGGGAAATCTCGGCATAGAGACCTCTATCCCTCTTCGGGGGGTTGAGTCCAGAAAAGTATCAAGACTCCAAAATTTACTATTGCCTGTCTGGCTCAAGGATAACAGATATGCATTTGACAGTCTAAGCAAATGGGCTTGGGACAGAATAATAAAGGAAATGTTTTATGAGCAAGATTCATGGAAATTTGAAATACTTTCTTCCATCAGAGTGATGGTGCTTCAGAAAATACAGGGGGAACTGAAGGTCATGTGCAGTTGAGATAAAATGAATGCAGCATTGATATTTATGAACCATACAccctacagaaataaaatatattattgggCATCAGTATGGAGTCTTCGTAACACTTAAGACCCTCAAAAGGTAGCGAAACTGATGAGGATGATGAATTGGTTGAGATAAAGCTTCTGCCTATTGGTAAAAGAGGAGTTTATGATTAAAATTTAGTGCAATTAAAGAATAAAGTATTGAGGGAGGGAAGgtatgggagtttgggattagcattaAATATTGGATGGATAGACAAAAAGAttctactgtgtaacacagggaactatattcaataccctgtgattaactataatggaaaacaatttgaaaaagactatatatatgcataactgagtcactttcagttcagttcagccgctcagttgtgtccgactctttgtgaccccatgaactgcagcacgccaggcacccctgtccatcaccaactcccgaagtttacccaaactcatgtccattcagtcagtgatgtcatccaaacatctcaccctttgtcatccccttctcccaccttcagtccttcccagcatcagggtcttctcaaatgagtcggttcttcacatcaggtggccaatatattggagtttcagcttcaacatcagtcctaccaatgaacactcaggactgatctcctttaggttggatctctttgcagtccaagggactctcaagaaacttctcaaaaccacagttgaaaagcatcaattcttcactggtcatctttcattatagtccaactctcacatccatacatgaccactggaaaaaccatagcctaggaaaaacctagatggacctttgttggcaaagtgatgtttctgcttcttaatatgccatctaggttgttcataactttccttccaaagagtaagcgtcttttaatttcatggctgcagttaccacctgcactgattttggagcccaaaaaaataaagtctgccactgtttccactgtttccccatctatttcccatgaagtaatgggaccggaggccacgatctaagttttctgaatgttgagctttaagccaactttttcactctcctctttcactttcatcaagagactcgttagttcttcttcactttctgccataagggtggtgtcatctgcatatcagaggttattgatatttctcccggcaatcttgattttagcttgtgcttcctccagcccagcgtttctcatgatgtactctgcatagaagttatataagcagggtgactatatacagccttgacgtactcgttttcctatttggaaccagtctgttgttctatatccagtcctaactgttgcttcctgacctgcataaagacttttcaggaggaaggtcaggtggtctggtattaccatctcttgaagaattttccacagtttcttgtgatccacacagtcaaaggctttggaatagtcaagaaagcagaaatagatgtttttctggaactcctttgcttttttgatgatccagcagatgttggcaatttgacctctggttcttctgccttttctaaaaccagcttgaacatctggaagttcacggttcacatattgttgaagcctggcctggagaattttgagcattactttaccagtgtgtttgaggatgagtgcaattgtgcagtagtttgagcatgctttgacattacctttctttgggattggaatgaaaactgactttttccagtcctgtggccactgctgagttttccaaatttgctggcatattgagtgcagcactttcacagcatcatctttcaggattggaaagagctcaactggaattccatcacctccactagctttgttcatagtgatgcttcctaaggcacacttgagttcacattccaggatgtctggctctaggtgagtgatcacaccatcatgattatctgtgtcatgaagatcttttttgtacagttcttctgtgtattcttgccacctcttcttaatatcttctgcttctgttaggtccataccattcctgtcctttattgaacccatctttgcatgaaatgttcccttgaaaggaaaagtgaagtcgctcagtcatgtctgactctttgtgaccccacggactgtagcctacctggctcctcagtccatggaattttccaggcaagagtactggagtgggttgccatttccttttccaggggatcttcccaacccagggattgaacccagatctcccgcattgcaagtagacactgtactgtctgagccaccagggaagccccaacctttgcatgaaatcttcccttggtgtctctaattttctcgaagtgatctctagttctttccattctattgttttcctctatttctttgcactgatcactgaggaaggctttctcatctctccttgctagtctacggaactctgcattcaaatgggtcaatctttccttttctcctttgcttttcacttcttttcttttcacagctatttgtaaggcatcctcagacagcctCATCAGACAGAGTCACTTTTCTGTGGAGCAAAAATCAACATAACATTGCAAACcaactatatacttcaataaaactagaaaaaaagaatattacattttggggacttccttggtggctcagtgctaaagaatacctg encodes:
- the LOC128049666 gene encoding LOW QUALITY PROTEIN: threonine--tRNA ligase 1, cytoplasmic-like (The sequence of the model RefSeq protein was modified relative to this genomic sequence to represent the inferred CDS: substituted 1 base at 1 genomic stop codon), which translates into the protein MSEEQASSPSAKMRDEENPVGAGEEKQKEGSKKKNKEGSGDGGRAELNPWPEYINTRLELYNKLKAEHDSILAEKAEKDSKPIKVTLPDGKQVDAESWKTTPYQIACGISQGLADNTVIAKVNKAVWDLDRPLEEDCTLELLKFEDEEAQAVYWHSSAHIMGEAMERVYGGCLCYGPPIENGFYYDMYLEEGGVSSNDFSSLETLCKKIIKEKQAFERLEVKKETLLEMFKYNKFKCRILNEKVNTPTTTVYRCGPLIDLCRGPHVRHTGKIKTLKIHKNSSTYWEGKSDMETLQRIYGISFPDPKMLKEWEKFQEEAKNXDHRKIGRDQELYFFHELSPGSCFFLPKGAYIYNTLIEFIRSEYRKRGFQEVVTPNIYNSRLWVTSGHWQHYSENMFSFEVEKELFALKPMNCPGHCLMFDHRPRSWRELPLRVADFGVLHRNELSGALTGLTRVRRFQQDDAHIFCAIEQIEDEIKGCLDFLHTVYSIFGFSFKLNLSTRPEKFLGDVEVWDQAEKQLENSLNEFGEKWELNPGDGAFYGPKIDIQIKDAIGQYHQCATIQLDFQLPIRFNLTFVSHDGDDKKKPVIIHRAILGSVERMIAILTENYGGKWPFWLSPRQVMVVPVGPTCDEYAQKVQQQFHDAKFMVDIDLDPGCTLNKKIRNAQLAQYNFILVVGEKEKTSGTVNIRTRDNKVHGELTISETIERLQQLKRSRSKQAEEEF